Proteins encoded together in one uncultured Desulfosarcina sp. window:
- the alr gene encoding alanine racemase has translation MAPHHTCACIHLNRLRFNYREIIKKIAPARLIPVVKADAYGHGAVPVSRCLVDEGADFLAVAQYQEAMELRESGIQIPILIFGRIMPDELPEAIRSGFRITLFGEEDIDWIEKTSGSQQAVVHVNFETGMGRVGVMPNRGPQFLDRLTRSRRCVWEGMYSHFATADETDKTYAEQQLSRFTALMSQLDGKGQLPPVVHMANSGAVLDMPKSYFNACRCGIMLYGHYPSKETSRSIPLKQVMNLQTVVAHTRRLPAGHNVSYGCRWKTDRETTIAVLPVGYADGVRRHLTGHFQVSIAGKRYPVVGTVTMDQIMVDVGDDSVAVGETVLIWGELENDRIQVLDVAEAMGSIPYELTCGVSKRVPRVVVDE, from the coding sequence ATGGCCCCTCACCATACCTGCGCTTGTATTCATTTGAATCGACTGCGATTCAACTATCGTGAAATCATCAAAAAGATTGCTCCGGCCCGCCTGATTCCCGTGGTCAAGGCCGACGCCTACGGCCACGGCGCCGTCCCGGTTTCCCGGTGCCTGGTCGACGAAGGCGCCGATTTTCTGGCAGTGGCCCAATACCAGGAGGCCATGGAGCTTCGGGAAAGCGGCATACAGATCCCGATTCTCATTTTCGGCCGCATCATGCCCGACGAACTGCCGGAAGCCATCCGGTCGGGGTTTCGGATCACCCTTTTCGGCGAAGAAGATATCGACTGGATCGAAAAAACGTCCGGAAGCCAGCAGGCCGTTGTTCATGTCAACTTTGAGACCGGCATGGGACGCGTGGGCGTAATGCCGAACCGGGGGCCGCAATTTCTTGACCGTCTGACCCGCTCGCGGCGCTGCGTTTGGGAGGGGATGTACAGTCATTTCGCCACGGCCGACGAGACCGATAAAACCTACGCCGAGCAGCAGTTGTCCCGTTTTACCGCTCTGATGTCGCAACTGGACGGCAAGGGCCAGCTGCCGCCTGTCGTGCACATGGCCAACAGCGGGGCCGTTCTGGATATGCCGAAAAGCTATTTCAACGCCTGTCGCTGCGGGATCATGCTATACGGCCATTATCCGTCCAAAGAAACCTCGCGGTCTATCCCCTTAAAGCAGGTCATGAATCTGCAGACCGTGGTCGCCCATACGAGGCGCCTACCTGCCGGGCATAATGTAAGCTACGGCTGCCGGTGGAAAACCGACCGGGAAACCACCATCGCCGTGCTTCCCGTCGGTTATGCCGACGGCGTGCGGCGCCATCTCACGGGGCATTTTCAGGTGAGCATCGCCGGAAAACGCTACCCGGTGGTGGGAACCGTAACCATGGACCAGATCATGGTGGATGTGGGAGACGATTCGGTTGCCGTGGGTGAAACGGTTCTGATCTGGGGCGAATTGGAAAACGATCGGATTCAGGTGCTCGACGTTGCCGAAGCCATGGGATCGATTCCCTACGAGCTGACATGCGGGGTCTCAAAACGGGTCCCGCGCGTAGTTGTGGACGAATAA
- a CDS encoding IS4 family transposase — MYQGRTVFSQVLDFLPRKSFRTCVKRYNGNYRIRSFSCYEQFLCMAFAQLTYRESLRDTVLCLRAMHNKLHDVGIQCKVARSTLADANEKRDWRIYCDFAQVLIGQARKLYADEDFGLELEETVYALDASTIDLCRSVFPWARFRSTKSGIKVHTLLDLRGNIPSFVRITDANVHDVNILDELLPEPGSIYVMDRAYLDFDRLHRLHRRWAFFILRTKANTKLRRLYSSPVDKSSGVICDQTVRPVVYKSAIGYPEKLRRIKYFDTETEKRLTFLTNHFELEARTVADLYKSRWQVELFFKWIKQHLRIKKFFGVSETAVKTQIWIAISVYVLVAIMKKRLALDQSLYTILQVLSITLFEKTLISRALTENDYNNKFTSGYIQLNLFDS; from the coding sequence ATGTATCAAGGGAGAACCGTCTTTTCGCAGGTACTGGACTTTTTGCCACGGAAAAGCTTTCGTACCTGTGTTAAACGTTATAACGGCAACTACCGAATTCGTTCTTTCTCATGCTACGAGCAGTTTCTGTGTATGGCATTTGCGCAACTGACCTATCGTGAAAGCCTCCGCGATACAGTTCTTTGTTTACGGGCGATGCACAACAAGCTTCATGACGTTGGAATCCAGTGTAAAGTCGCCAGGAGCACGCTTGCCGATGCCAATGAAAAACGGGATTGGCGTATTTACTGCGACTTCGCCCAAGTTTTGATCGGGCAGGCCCGAAAACTTTATGCGGATGAAGATTTCGGCCTCGAACTCGAAGAAACGGTTTATGCCTTGGATGCATCCACAATCGACCTTTGTCGCTCGGTTTTTCCATGGGCGCGGTTTCGATCCACCAAAAGCGGGATAAAGGTCCATACGTTGCTCGATCTCAGGGGAAATATCCCGTCATTTGTGCGCATAACCGATGCCAATGTTCATGATGTCAATATTCTTGATGAACTGCTTCCGGAACCCGGTTCGATTTATGTAATGGATCGTGCCTATCTTGATTTCGACCGGCTCCATCGATTACATCGCCGGTGGGCTTTCTTCATCCTGAGGACCAAAGCCAACACCAAGTTGAGACGGCTCTACTCCTCACCTGTGGATAAATCCAGTGGTGTGATCTGTGATCAAACCGTTCGCCCGGTGGTGTATAAATCGGCCATTGGCTATCCGGAAAAATTGCGACGAATAAAATATTTCGATACTGAAACCGAAAAACGCCTGACGTTCTTAACCAATCATTTCGAATTAGAGGCCCGGACCGTAGCTGATTTGTATAAATCCCGCTGGCAAGTGGAGCTGTTTTTCAAATGGATCAAGCAGCACCTTCGGATAAAGAAATTTTTCGGGGTTTCGGAAACCGCCGTAAAAACCCAGATCTGGATCGCTATATCCGTTTATGTGCTGGTGGCCATCATGAAAAAACGCCTGGCCCTTGACCAGAGCCTCTACACAATTTTACAGGTTCTGAGTATTACTCTTTTTGAGAAAACCCTTATTTCACGGGCATTGACAGAAAATGATTACAATAACAAATTTACTTCTGGATATATCCAACTGAATTTATTTGATTCTTAA
- a CDS encoding amino acid ABC transporter ATP-binding protein, translated as MTEQVESTKNNLETTDTIIKIVNMHKWFGDFHVLQEVNLEVARGERIVICGPSGSGKSTLIRCINRLEEHQRGKIIVDGTELTNDLKNIEKIRAEVGMVFQHFNLFPHLTILDNLTLGPIWVRKTPKKEAEETAMYYLEKVHIAEQAKKFPGQLSGGQQQRVAIARSLCMKPNVMLFDEPTSALDPEMVKEVLDVMISLAREGMTMLVVTHEMGFAKSVAHRVLFMDYGRIVEEDNPQEFFDNPQHDRTKLFLSQILH; from the coding sequence ATGACCGAACAAGTTGAATCGACCAAGAATAATCTGGAAACAACCGACACCATCATCAAAATCGTCAACATGCACAAATGGTTCGGTGATTTCCATGTCCTTCAGGAAGTGAACCTGGAGGTTGCCCGAGGCGAGCGCATTGTCATCTGCGGCCCCTCCGGATCGGGAAAATCCACGCTGATCCGATGCATCAACCGTCTGGAGGAGCACCAGCGGGGAAAGATCATCGTCGACGGCACCGAACTGACCAACGACCTGAAGAACATCGAAAAGATACGGGCGGAAGTGGGCATGGTGTTCCAGCATTTCAACCTGTTTCCCCATCTTACCATCCTGGACAACCTTACCCTGGGACCGATCTGGGTGAGGAAAACCCCGAAGAAAGAGGCCGAAGAGACGGCCATGTACTACCTGGAGAAAGTGCACATCGCCGAACAGGCCAAGAAGTTTCCCGGCCAACTCTCGGGCGGGCAGCAGCAACGGGTGGCTATTGCCCGGAGTCTGTGCATGAAGCCGAACGTGATGCTTTTCGATGAACCCACCAGCGCCCTTGATCCGGAAATGGTCAAAGAGGTTCTCGATGTCATGATCAGCTTGGCCCGGGAGGGGATGACCATGCTGGTGGTCACCCACGAAATGGGGTTTGCAAAAAGCGTTGCTCACCGTGTGCTGTTCATGGATTACGGTCGCATCGTCGAAGAGGATAATCCCCAGGAATTCTTCGACAATCCTCAGCATGATCGCACCAAACTATTCTTGAGTCAAATTTTGCATTGA
- a CDS encoding amino acid ABC transporter permease, which yields MQTVPPADEKIPLLNDPAKRSLIYQVGVVLMVAALGYYLMSNTLNNLERQAIATGFGFLEKESSFEIGESLISYSAADNYARALIVGVLNTLKVSFIGIVLTVLLGTLVGIARLSSNWLVSRLAGIYIEVLQDIPVLLQLFFWYAFFYEMLPSPRQALNPFNGLFFCNRGMIFAVPADHPAWGWMGWAFIVACIAVYLMRRWAIQRLYKTGKPFPIFWCSLGLLLGLPLIVWLLGGAPVAMDIPQLRGFNFQGGMSVSPEFAALLFGLVLYTSAFVAEIVRAGIQSVNKGQTEAARSLGLRSGRVLSLVILPQALRVIIPPLTSQMLNLTKNSSLAVAIGYPDFVSVANTTINQTGQAIEGVALIMAVYLCFSLLTSAFMNWYNKKMALVER from the coding sequence ATGCAAACGGTCCCTCCCGCAGATGAAAAAATCCCCCTGCTCAACGATCCCGCCAAAAGATCCCTGATCTACCAGGTAGGGGTGGTGCTTATGGTAGCCGCACTGGGCTACTACCTGATGTCCAATACCCTGAACAACCTCGAGCGCCAGGCCATCGCCACCGGTTTCGGCTTCCTTGAAAAAGAGAGTTCCTTTGAAATCGGCGAATCTCTCATTTCCTATTCGGCGGCGGACAATTACGCACGCGCCCTGATTGTCGGAGTGCTCAATACCCTTAAGGTATCCTTTATCGGCATTGTGCTGACCGTACTTTTAGGAACGCTGGTCGGTATTGCCCGGCTTTCATCCAACTGGCTGGTTTCCCGACTGGCGGGTATCTACATCGAGGTTCTTCAGGATATCCCCGTGCTGCTGCAGCTATTTTTCTGGTACGCCTTCTTTTACGAGATGCTGCCGTCGCCGCGCCAGGCCCTTAATCCTTTTAATGGCCTGTTTTTTTGCAACCGCGGGATGATCTTCGCGGTGCCCGCAGACCACCCGGCCTGGGGTTGGATGGGGTGGGCTTTTATCGTTGCCTGCATCGCGGTTTACCTGATGCGTCGATGGGCCATACAGCGCCTGTATAAAACCGGCAAGCCTTTTCCGATCTTCTGGTGTTCGCTGGGCCTGCTGCTGGGTTTGCCGTTGATCGTCTGGCTGCTGGGCGGTGCACCGGTCGCCATGGATATCCCCCAACTGCGCGGGTTCAATTTCCAGGGAGGGATGAGTGTCAGCCCGGAGTTTGCCGCTTTGCTTTTTGGACTGGTGCTTTATACGTCGGCCTTCGTGGCCGAGATCGTGCGGGCCGGCATCCAGTCGGTCAACAAAGGCCAGACCGAAGCGGCCAGATCCCTGGGACTCAGGTCGGGACGTGTACTGAGCCTGGTGATTCTGCCCCAGGCCCTTCGGGTGATTATTCCTCCCCTTACCAGCCAGATGCTCAATCTGACCAAAAACAGTTCGCTGGCGGTCGCCATCGGTTATCCCGACTTTGTCTCGGTGGCCAACACCACCATCAATCAGACCGGCCAGGCCATCGAGGGCGTTGCTTTGATCATGGCGGTTTATCTGTGCTTCAGTCTGCTCACTTCGGCTTTCATGAACTGGTACAACAAGAAAATGGCATTGGTTGAGAGATGA
- a CDS encoding amino acid ABC transporter substrate-binding protein — MKRFCIVFAIFAVFALIGSASADTLDDVKAKGFVQVGVNGDLFGFGKPDEKGVWKGLDVDTGRAIAAAVFGDADKVKYTPLTAVTRFTALQSGEIDVLCRNATRTLSRETALGLNFAQVNYYDGQGFLVPKSLGVKSAKELDGAAVCVLPGTTTELNVADYFRANGMKMNPVVIENTAELAKTFFAGRCDCLTSDASQLAGTRAVAPKPDDYIILPEIISKEPLAPAVRHGDDKWYDIVNFSVLAMINAEELGITSKNVDEMLNSKDPKVQRFLGVSPGNGKALGLDEKFAYNIIKQVGNYGEVFERNVGKNTPLKIERGLNALWTDGGLMYSPPFK, encoded by the coding sequence ATGAAACGATTTTGTATTGTGTTTGCCATTTTTGCCGTATTCGCGCTGATCGGTTCCGCCTCGGCTGATACCTTGGACGATGTCAAGGCCAAAGGGTTCGTCCAGGTCGGGGTCAATGGAGATCTTTTCGGATTCGGCAAGCCGGACGAAAAGGGCGTATGGAAAGGCCTGGATGTGGATACCGGCCGGGCCATCGCCGCTGCCGTGTTCGGCGACGCCGACAAGGTCAAATATACGCCCCTGACCGCCGTTACCCGTTTCACCGCCTTGCAGTCCGGCGAGATCGATGTGCTGTGCCGCAACGCCACCCGGACGTTGAGTCGTGAAACGGCGCTGGGACTGAATTTCGCGCAGGTCAACTACTACGACGGTCAGGGCTTTCTTGTGCCCAAATCCTTGGGTGTGAAAAGCGCCAAGGAGTTGGACGGTGCCGCCGTTTGTGTGCTGCCCGGCACCACCACCGAACTCAACGTAGCCGACTATTTCCGTGCCAACGGAATGAAGATGAACCCCGTAGTCATTGAAAACACGGCCGAACTGGCCAAGACCTTTTTTGCCGGTCGTTGCGACTGCCTGACCTCGGATGCCTCCCAGTTGGCCGGTACCCGCGCTGTCGCCCCCAAGCCGGACGACTACATCATCCTGCCCGAAATCATCTCTAAGGAACCCCTTGCCCCTGCGGTGCGCCACGGTGACGATAAATGGTACGATATCGTTAATTTTTCCGTTCTGGCCATGATCAACGCCGAAGAACTGGGGATCACCTCCAAAAACGTTGATGAGATGCTCAACAGCAAAGATCCCAAGGTACAGCGTTTTCTGGGTGTCAGCCCTGGAAATGGCAAAGCCCTTGGTCTGGACGAAAAATTTGCCTACAACATCATCAAACAGGTGGGCAACTACGGTGAAGTGTTCGAACGCAACGTGGGCAAAAATACCCCGCTTAAGATCGAACGCGGTCTCAATGCGCTTTGGACCGACGGCGGTCTGATGTATTCTCCCCCGTTTAAGTAA
- a CDS encoding AAA family ATPase, whose protein sequence is MKCPECLNPVETGAFSCKACGFMLGAACGHCKTVNRPASKFCSACGRPLDFSSQSFSLPADASNTARPPMPDSTDGPASHPGLSQRKWVTVLFSDLSGYSALCERLDPEDVREMMNLVFKEIVSIIVRYEGYIDRIIGDEVLAVFGTPQTHEDDPVRAIRAAMEIHRVVPKMTGRFKQSLAKPLAMHSGIATGLVVTGKTDLKSGRHGLTGDTVNRASMLTDLAATGEILVSSDTMSATSGFFEFETHECRAGNETSGSIKAHRVVGVLERPEKIRRVQGLHARLVGRSGQMKSLHRHLAMVMQGNGGCLLLEGEAGTGKSRLIWEFKKTLHGKAVRWLQGNAYAFSSNVPYLPIIDLLKRALEVREEDSRDAIRAKLTGELATIRDTNGTNFQIVEQLLTLSSDNAPYIPPESWRIQLKQTLVRMIERQCRIGTTIICIEDLHWADPSTVDLLKSMINEAHLPVFFLISYRPEAIDFGPGQLSSTYYHSECIRLGDLPPEKSEEMARSLLRSDWVPPRLLAFISDRLSGNPFFLEEAINSLVDAGTLVKKGGRWEIHGEIGEAAFSSGISAVIAARLDRLGEPTKQILQEASVIGREFSSGILKQIVAEPAAVDQSLVLLKSLGLIRKDAAGENRYWFKHALIQEVAYKSLLKRQRKDLHEKIACALEDLSPDRIEALCETLAYHFSNGHSAHKAIAYLQQSGRKGFKKSAVVESHNYYEKAYRMLMDRDQLLEDATRRIVELLLEWFFVFNMRGCYTDALALMKRHESDAIGSADPRLKGMYLACLGWAHQRREQLNRSRQCLLEAMAIGERIQNHKVIAYSCACLIWTCTDMGRLDEALAFAARAEEASHFSETKDPKWSFEMDQDLVRFVLTGTAIAQWFKGDCRKCRHLGDRLLAYGENAGDMNSISEGYLAHGMGRFAAGDYHGAIESCLKAIDRSTDPLYTFNARFLMAYAYLSLDDVSWAKENLDEIKRFCESSGYEYIGTSATALSHVIAVAEGHLWFGVRAIRNHIKRSLAEGKVYHAQTFHFILGSIYLKLVLRQGKLAGWAMLKNLTFFVLNLPGAAGNAEHHFKTAVRLADRIGALGVKAQACLDLGRLYKYRRQYDLAEQSIRQSMALFDKLGADHHLQQATAELNSFQPNFVKPK, encoded by the coding sequence ATGAAGTGTCCCGAATGCCTAAATCCTGTTGAAACCGGTGCTTTCAGTTGCAAGGCCTGCGGCTTTATGCTGGGCGCCGCGTGCGGGCACTGCAAAACGGTCAATCGTCCCGCCAGCAAATTCTGCAGCGCCTGCGGCCGGCCGCTGGATTTTTCTTCCCAATCCTTTTCTCTTCCCGCCGACGCTTCCAATACGGCCCGGCCGCCGATGCCGGATTCTACCGATGGGCCGGCCAGCCATCCGGGGCTGAGCCAACGCAAATGGGTAACGGTCCTTTTCTCCGATCTTTCCGGTTATTCCGCCCTTTGCGAGCGTTTGGACCCGGAAGATGTCCGCGAGATGATGAACCTCGTGTTCAAAGAAATCGTGAGCATCATTGTCCGATACGAAGGTTATATCGACCGGATTATCGGGGATGAGGTGCTGGCGGTTTTTGGCACTCCGCAGACTCATGAGGATGATCCGGTACGGGCGATTCGGGCGGCCATGGAGATACACCGCGTCGTGCCCAAAATGACCGGTCGCTTCAAACAGAGTCTGGCAAAACCTCTGGCCATGCATTCCGGCATCGCTACGGGCCTGGTGGTCACCGGGAAAACCGATTTGAAGTCCGGCCGGCACGGCCTGACCGGCGATACGGTGAACAGGGCGTCGATGTTGACGGATCTGGCGGCAACCGGTGAGATTCTCGTGAGTTCCGACACCATGTCCGCGACATCGGGATTTTTCGAATTCGAAACACACGAATGCCGGGCCGGCAACGAAACCAGCGGATCCATCAAGGCCCACCGTGTCGTCGGCGTTTTGGAAAGGCCGGAGAAGATCAGGCGCGTGCAGGGGTTGCATGCCCGACTCGTCGGACGCAGCGGTCAGATGAAAAGTCTTCACCGGCATCTGGCCATGGTAATGCAAGGCAACGGGGGCTGCTTGCTGCTGGAAGGCGAGGCCGGGACCGGAAAAAGCCGTTTGATCTGGGAGTTCAAAAAGACATTGCACGGAAAAGCGGTTCGATGGCTCCAGGGCAATGCCTACGCCTTCTCCAGCAACGTTCCCTATCTGCCGATCATCGATCTGCTGAAAAGAGCGCTGGAGGTCCGTGAAGAAGATTCCCGGGATGCGATACGCGCCAAGTTGACCGGCGAACTGGCCACCATCAGGGATACCAATGGGACAAATTTTCAAATTGTCGAACAGCTGCTCACGCTTTCCAGTGACAATGCACCTTACATCCCCCCGGAATCCTGGAGAATACAACTGAAACAGACCCTGGTCCGCATGATCGAAAGACAGTGCAGAATCGGGACGACCATCATTTGTATCGAAGATTTGCATTGGGCCGATCCGTCAACCGTCGATCTGCTCAAAAGCATGATCAACGAGGCGCATCTGCCCGTATTTTTTCTGATCAGCTATCGTCCTGAAGCCATAGATTTCGGTCCCGGCCAGTTGTCCAGCACCTATTACCACAGCGAGTGCATTCGACTCGGAGATCTGCCGCCCGAGAAGAGTGAAGAGATGGCCCGATCCCTGCTTCGATCCGATTGGGTCCCTCCCCGGCTGTTGGCGTTCATATCCGATCGGCTGAGCGGAAACCCGTTTTTCCTGGAAGAGGCGATCAATTCCCTTGTCGACGCCGGGACCCTGGTTAAAAAAGGCGGTCGCTGGGAAATTCACGGGGAGATCGGCGAGGCCGCTTTTTCGTCCGGAATTTCAGCCGTCATCGCCGCCAGGCTGGACCGACTGGGGGAGCCTACCAAACAGATTCTCCAGGAGGCCTCGGTCATCGGGCGGGAGTTTTCATCAGGCATTCTGAAACAGATTGTCGCCGAACCGGCGGCTGTGGATCAAAGCCTGGTTCTTCTCAAATCGCTGGGATTGATCCGAAAGGATGCGGCCGGCGAAAATCGATACTGGTTCAAGCACGCCTTGATTCAGGAGGTGGCCTACAAAAGCCTGCTTAAACGGCAGCGCAAAGATTTGCATGAGAAGATTGCCTGTGCATTGGAAGACCTCAGCCCTGATCGGATCGAGGCCCTTTGCGAAACGCTGGCGTACCATTTCAGCAACGGCCATTCCGCGCACAAGGCCATTGCCTATCTTCAGCAGTCCGGACGCAAGGGATTCAAGAAATCCGCGGTTGTCGAGTCTCACAATTACTACGAAAAAGCCTACCGGATGCTGATGGACAGAGATCAGTTGCTGGAAGACGCAACCCGACGTATTGTAGAACTGCTCCTGGAGTGGTTTTTCGTCTTCAACATGCGCGGGTGCTACACCGATGCACTGGCCTTGATGAAGCGGCACGAATCCGATGCCATTGGAAGTGCCGATCCCCGCCTCAAGGGGATGTATCTCGCCTGCCTGGGGTGGGCGCATCAGCGGCGCGAGCAACTCAACCGCTCCCGCCAATGCCTTCTGGAAGCCATGGCCATCGGAGAACGGATTCAAAACCACAAGGTCATCGCTTATTCCTGCGCCTGTCTCATCTGGACCTGCACGGACATGGGGCGGCTCGACGAGGCCCTGGCGTTTGCCGCCAGGGCCGAAGAGGCCTCACACTTTTCAGAAACCAAAGACCCGAAATGGTCCTTCGAGATGGATCAGGATCTGGTGCGATTTGTTCTCACCGGCACGGCCATTGCCCAGTGGTTCAAAGGAGACTGCCGGAAGTGCCGCCATCTGGGCGACCGCCTGCTGGCCTATGGCGAAAACGCAGGCGATATGAACAGCATCTCCGAAGGATATCTGGCCCATGGCATGGGGCGCTTCGCAGCCGGCGATTATCACGGCGCCATTGAATCCTGTCTGAAAGCCATCGACCGTTCAACCGACCCTTTGTACACGTTCAATGCCCGTTTTTTAATGGCTTACGCTTATCTCTCCCTGGACGACGTTTCCTGGGCAAAAGAAAACTTGGACGAGATCAAGCGTTTTTGCGAGTCATCCGGCTATGAGTACATCGGTACCTCCGCGACAGCGCTTTCCCACGTCATCGCAGTCGCAGAGGGGCATCTCTGGTTCGGGGTCCGCGCCATCCGCAATCATATCAAACGATCGCTTGCCGAAGGCAAGGTTTACCATGCCCAGACCTTTCATTTCATATTGGGCAGCATTTACCTGAAACTGGTTCTGCGCCAGGGCAAGTTGGCCGGGTGGGCAATGCTGAAGAATCTGACTTTTTTTGTACTAAATCTTCCAGGGGCGGCCGGCAATGCGGAACACCATTTCAAAACAGCCGTCCGGTTGGCCGACCGGATCGGTGCCCTGGGCGTGAAAGCCCAGGCATGCCTGGATTTGGGGAGGCTTTACAAATACCGACGGCAATACGATCTGGCCGAGCAATCGATCAGGCAGAGCATGGCCCTGTTCGACAAGCTTGGTGCGGATCACCATCTCCAGCAGGCCACGGCGGAATTGAATTCTTTTCAGCCAAATTTTGTAAAACCAAAATAA
- a CDS encoding amino acid ABC transporter permease, producing MTIHTYDDSIDQIKPPAASVGVVGWCKRNLFNGWFNSILTIVILILMLQIVPPFVRWAFVDAHWLPSGAGCQGGQGACWSVVSANFRFIIFGFYPHDLQWRPLLAMVILVALLFYSRDRSRWNKVLGWGWLAALAVMGLLLRGGLFGMPVVESTQWGGLPLTLLLSVFGLTAAYPLGVVLALGRASRMKAVKSLCIVYIEMIRGVPLISLLFMSSVIFPLFLPEGVTVNKILRAQVAIILFTAAYIAEVVRGGLQAIPKGQYEAAESLGLNYVQTMRLIVLPQALKIVIPPSVSILISAFKDTSLVVIIALYDLLKTTKSVLSDPKWMGFSAEAYIFLALIYFFCCYFMSNYSRRLEKELDTGL from the coding sequence ATGACCATTCATACCTATGACGACAGTATCGATCAGATCAAACCGCCGGCAGCATCGGTGGGTGTGGTGGGGTGGTGCAAGCGTAACCTTTTCAACGGATGGTTCAACTCAATCCTTACCATCGTTATTCTGATTTTGATGTTGCAGATCGTTCCCCCCTTTGTCCGATGGGCCTTTGTGGATGCCCACTGGCTGCCTTCGGGTGCCGGATGTCAGGGTGGGCAGGGGGCCTGCTGGTCGGTGGTATCCGCCAACTTCAGGTTTATCATTTTCGGATTTTATCCCCACGATTTGCAGTGGCGACCGCTTTTGGCCATGGTGATCCTGGTTGCGTTGCTTTTTTACAGCCGCGACCGCAGCCGCTGGAACAAGGTCTTGGGGTGGGGGTGGCTGGCGGCCCTGGCAGTGATGGGGCTGCTGTTGCGCGGCGGCCTTTTCGGTATGCCGGTGGTGGAAAGTACCCAGTGGGGCGGGCTTCCCCTGACCCTGCTGCTGTCGGTATTCGGCCTGACGGCGGCCTATCCGCTGGGGGTGGTGCTGGCACTGGGCCGGGCTTCAAGAATGAAGGCGGTGAAAAGCCTGTGCATTGTCTATATCGAGATGATTCGCGGTGTGCCGCTGATCAGCCTTCTGTTCATGTCTTCGGTGATTTTTCCCCTGTTTTTGCCCGAGGGTGTCACGGTAAACAAGATTTTGCGGGCCCAGGTCGCCATCATTTTGTTCACAGCGGCCTATATCGCCGAGGTCGTCCGCGGCGGATTGCAGGCCATACCCAAGGGCCAGTACGAAGCAGCCGAATCTCTGGGGCTGAACTACGTTCAGACCATGCGCCTGATCGTTTTGCCCCAGGCCCTGAAAATCGTCATCCCGCCCTCGGTCAGTATTCTTATCTCCGCTTTCAAAGATACCTCCCTGGTGGTGATCATCGCCCTTTACGATCTGTTGAAAACCACCAAATCGGTTCTTTCCGATCCCAAATGGATGGGGTTTTCGGCCGAGGCGTATATTTTTCTGGCGCTTATCTATTTTTTCTGCTGCTATTTCATGTCCAACTATAGCCGCAGATTGGAAAAAGAGTTGGATACGGGGTTATAA